The sequence CAAGGTCCGTCAGGCGCTTCTGCATGCGACGAACAACAAGGAAATCGTCGATACGCTGTTTTCAGCCAATTATCCGCAAGCAAAGTCGGTCATTTCATCGGCCGCGGCCGGATACGCGGATCTCTCATCGAACCTGAGTTATGACCCGGCCGTCGCCGAGAAGCTTCTCGACGAAGCGGACTGGAAGAAGGGGGCGGACGGCATTCGCCAGAAGGACGGAAAGCCGCTTTCACTTGCTGTCTATGAATCTCTGCCGCAGCCGCAGAACAAGGCCGTACTGCAGCTCGTCGCTCAGCAATGGGCGAAGATCGGCGTCAAGCTGCAGGTTCTTGCCGGCACGTCGGGAAATGTCGTGACTGACAATGTCGATCCGGCGAAGACCCCGTTGGTTGTCGCCGAAGTCGGCCGTGCCGATCCCGACGTCGTCAAGAGCCAGTTTTATCCCAAGAACCGGGATGCTCTGCTGCAGAAGGGCGGTCTCAATCCCAAGGCGATCTTCTTCGACGACAAGCTGAACGGCATCCTCGAGACCGTCGCTTCCGAAACCGACCGCAGCAAGCGGTTGGCTGCGGCCAAGGCCGCGCAGGAATATCTGCTGGATCAGGCTTACGTCATCCCGTTCTTCGAGGAACCTCAGGTTTTTGCAGGTGCACCGTACGTCAAGGGAGTGGCGTTCGAGGCTGTGGGACGCCCGTCCTTCTACAGCACCTGGCTTGCCGAACATTGAGCAAAAAGGGGCTGGCCCGGCGTGGTGCCGGGCCTCCTGGCGCGAAGACATGGTAGTGGCATGGCAAGATACATATTATCAAGGTTCGGGCAGGCCCTGTTCGTCTTGTGGGCGGCTTTCAGCGTTTCGTTCGTGTTGCTGCAGTCGCTGCCAGGCGACGCGGTGCTGATCAAATTTCAGAACCCGGATTACGGGCTGAGCCCCGAGCAGCTTGCCGATATCAGGGCGGCTTATGGCGCCGACGGATCGTTCCTGCACCAATATGCCCATGCGGTCTGGAATTTTCTGACGGGGGATTTCGGCTATTCCCTGCAGGCAGGCGTTCCGGTGAGCTCGCTGCTTGCCACCAACCTGCCACCGTCCCTTCTGCTTGCAGCATCGGGGTTTGTGGTGGCGACGCTTCTTGCCGTTCTGATTGCAATCGCCTGCAATCTTTCCGGTCTTGCCTGGCTGCGTGGCCTGATCCAATCCATTCCGTCGCTGTTCATATCGGTGCCGACCTTCTGGCTCGGCATCATGCTCATTCAGATATTCTCTTTCCGGCTTCGCCTCGTGCCGGTCATCAATCCGGGTCCATGGGAGGGTCTTTTCCTGCCCATCCTGACGGTCGCAGTGCCGATTTCGGCGCCGCTCGCGCAGATATTGCTGAAGAACATAGACGAGGTCCTGACGAAGCCCTTCGTGCCCGTGGCACGGGCCAAGGGACTTTCGCATGCCAAGGTCCTGTGGCGGCACGTCGCCAAGAACACGCTGCTACCGGTTTTAACCGTTGCCGGTTTGCTGTTCGGGGAGCTGATCGCCAGCGCGGTCATCACCGAAACGGTCTTTGGCCTCAATGGTATCGGCGGGCTGACGAAACAGGCCGTGGACAGCCAGGATGTCGCCGTTCTTCAAGCAATCGTCGTTATTGCCGCGACCGCGTTCGTCGTCATCAACCTTGTGGTCGATCTTCTCTATCCCGTGCTCGATCCGCGTCTGAAGACCAAGCTGGGAGCCGCATGATGGCAACGATCGAAACCGCCCGACATCATGCAGACCTCGATGCGTCCGACCGGAAAGTCAGTGTATCGCCCGTGACGCTTGAGACCGATTTTCACGAGAACGCCGGAGCTGGCGGGCGTTTTCCGCGCATGCAGCCTGGTCTCCTCTTTGCGAGCCTCATCCTCGCACTGGCCGTCCTTTGGGCACTCTTCCCAGGCCTCTTTACGATTTATGACCCTGTCCAGGGCCTGCCCGGGCAACATCTACGACCGCCCAGTGCCATTCATCTCCTGGGTACGGATTCGCTTGGGCGAGATCTCTATGCCCGCATTGTCTATGGTGCTATCCACTCGCTATCGGGCGCACTCGCTGCCGTTGGCATCGCGCTTGTGGCCGGCACGACGCTCGGCGTGCTTGCCGGATCGTTCGACGGCAGGATTGAGACGGTCATCATGAGGCTGGTCGATGTCATGCTGTCGATACCGGATCTTCTCTTGTCGCTCAGCATCATCGTTCTGCTCGGTTTCGGCACCGTCAACGCCGCGATCGCGGTCGGCTGCACGCTGATCGCCAAGTTTGCCCGATTGGTTCGCTCCGAAGTCGTGACTGTGCGCCGAAGCGAATATGTCGAGGCCGCCTTCGGAAGCGGCGGGACATTTCTCAAAGTGCTTTGGCGTCACATCCTGCCGAATTCACTGACCTCGGTGATCGCTTTTGCGGCACTTCAGGCCGGCTGGGCGATCCTGCAGCTCGCGACGCTCGGCTTTCTCGGCTATGGCGCGCCGCCACCGACACCGGAATGGGGCCTGCTGATCGCCGAGGGACGCAACTATATCGCAACCGCCTGGTGGCTGACGGCGGCGCCCGGTCTTGTCGTCGTCCTGGTGGTCGTTTCCATCAATCACATCAGCCGGTCAATCGGGAGCATCGCGAAATGACGGCTCCAATCATTGGAACGATTACGGAAAAGGGTGCGCCGATACTCGATGTTTCGGGCCTTAGGGTTGCCTATCGCGACAAGAGTGGCCAGCGCACGGTTGTTCACGATATTGACTTTGAGGTTCGCGCCGGCGAAGTGGTCGCCCTCGTCGGCGAATCCGGTTCCGGCAAGAGCTCCACGGCACAGGCGCTGATCGGCCTTCTGCCCGAAGGTGGCTTTCTCCAGCAAGGAACCATCCGCCTGAATGGTCAGGATATTGCCGGCTGGCCGCAAAAGCGACTGGACGGCATTCGTGGTTCCATCATCAGCCTCGTGCCGCAGGATCCGGGCAATTCGCTCAATCCGGTGAGGACGATCGGCGAACAGGTCGCCGAAATCCTGACGGTGCATGGCAGGACCTTTGGAGCGGCTGCTCGCGTTCAAGCGATCGAATTGCTGGAACGTGTCGGCCTCAGCCAGCCTCAATTGCGTGCCAGGCAATATCCGCATGAGCTCTCCGGCGGCATGCGTCAGCGCGTGTTGATCGCCATTGCGATTGCGTTGAAACCTTCGCTGATCATCGCCGACGAACCCACCAGTGCCTTGGATGTCACGGTGCAGAGGCACATTCTTGATCTGATCGACGATCTGAGACGGGAATATGGCACAGCGGTCCTTCTGGTGACCCACGACCTCGGGGTTGCTGCCGATCGATCCGACAGGCTGATCGTTCTGCAGCACGGCCGCATCCAAGAGCAGGGACGCACGGCCGATATCCTCGCAAACCCGCAAAGCAACTATACGAGCCGTCTGCTTGCCGACGCGCCATCGTTGAATGCGCGGCCGAAGGTCTCGCCGGCACACCCGGTTGCATCCGTCGCGCCGGCCGACGACATCGTCGTGGTTGATAGGCTGGTGCAGGATTTCGGTACCGGTAGCAGCGGCAGTTTCCGGGCGGTCGACGATGTCTCTTTTCGTGTTCGCCGCGGCAGCACCCACGCAATCGTCGGCGAATCCGGCTCCGGCAAGACGACGACGATAAGGATCGTTTCCGCCTTTCAGAAGCCGACCTCAGGGCAGGTGCTGATCGACGGGCTCGACCTGTCTTCGTTGCGCGGCGAAACGTTGAGGCTGCTGCGCAAGAAGATCCAGCTCGTCTATCAAAATCCCTATGGTTCGCTCGATCCGCGCCAGACAATTGCTGGGATCGTGGAGGAGCCGTTGCTGAATTTCGAACGCCTATCCCGGCGTGAGCGATTGGCGAAGGTGGCGGCCACGCTCGACAAGGTAGGGCTGCCAGTCGACATATCGCAACGTCGGCCACAGGCCCTCTCGGGAGGGCAGCGCCAGCGCGTCGCGATTGCGCGTGCCCTGGTGCTCGACCCGCAGATCCTGGTGCTCGATGAGGCGGTGTCCGCGCTTGACGTAACGGTACAGGCGCAGATCCTCGATCTCTTGGACGAGCTGCAGCGCGAGCTTGCGCTGACTTATCTGTTCGTCTCCCACGATCTCGCCGTCGTACGACAGATCGCGGACACTGTCTCGGTGCTGAACGCCGGGCAGTTGGTCGAGACGGGCCGCGTCGAAGACGTCTTTTCCGATCCCAGGAGCCCGTACACGCGCGAGCTGATCGATGCGGTGCCAGGCAAGAAGTTTCCGCGGGCCACCGAGTCCACCCTTATCAGTGCAGGATGATCCCATGAGTACGCCAACATTACCGAAGAGACTGGGCTTCTTCAGTCGGGTCCTAGACCAGGTGGACGCTGGAACCCGCTACAGGCTGGTTGCCGAGCAGATCATCCACGCCGAAAAGCATGGCTTCGACACGGCCTGGGTGGCGCAGCATCACTTCAACGGAGACGAAGGCGGCTTGCCTGCGCCATTGGTGTTTCTCGCCGCCCTGGCCCCGCAGACCTCGCATATTCGTTTGGGGACCGGTGTCATTACGCTGCCGATGGAGAACGCGGTGCGGGTCGCCGAAGATACAGCCGTGCTAGACAAGCTGCTCGACGGGCGGCTGGAGGTCGGCTTCGGCACGGGCGGCACCTCGCAGGCCTTCCTTCCCTTCGGTCTGGAAAGCAGCCAGCGCAAGGAGGTCTACGGCAATCACCTTGCTCTGGTGCGCGATGCCTGGGCGGGCGGAGAGCTTACAGGCAGCAACCGCCTCTATCCGGCAGCGCCGCATTTGCGCGACCATGTCTGGCAGGCGACATTTTCCGTTGGTGGCGGCTTGCGTGCCGGCCGCGATGGCGACGGGTTGATGTTGTCGCGCACACAGCCGCGGCCGGCCGAGACGCCGGACGCCAAGCTCTGGGACCTGCAAGGCCCGATCATCGATGCCTATCTGTCGGCGTTGCCGGCGCAGCGTCAACCGCGAATATTGGGTTCGCGGAGCCTCTTTGTCGCCGACAGCAGGAAAGAGGCCCTTCACTTTGCCGATATCGGCCTGAGGCGGATCGTCGAACATTTCAAGGCAACGGGCTTTGTGATCCCGGGCGAAACCACGGCTGATTTGATCAGAGCATTCGATGTTCACGTCGGCACCCCTGACGACGTTATCGCATCGCTTCAGGCAGACACGGCATTGGCGCGGGTCACGGACCTGGTCTTCCAAGTGCATTCCGTCGATCCGCCGCATGAACATATTCTACGCTCGCTGGAACTGACGGCTGCTCATGTCGCCCCAGCGCTTGGTTGGATGCAGCAGCGCCCCACCGGAAATGAACGCCGCTTCGCGGCGCAAGTCTAATATCGGCATCCGAAGAAAAGGCATCGACCATGACTTTGCAGACGAGAGACGTCATCGATTTCCTTGCAGGAATAGATCCTGGGTCCGATCTTGACGGCCTTCGGGCACGACGGCCCGAGACGCGCCTCAATGCCCAGAAGAGCTATGAAGCTCTTTTCGAGCCCGAGCATTGGGGAAGCGTGACCCCGGCGGAGCGCTTTGCCGTCGCCGCCTTTGTTGCCGGCCTCCACAAGGCACCGGAGATCGCAAATTTCTATTCTTCCAAGTTGCGGGATGAGACGCATGGTCCCGAGCTCGTTGCCGTCATCGGCGCGGAGCTGGAGACCGGCGATACGACCGGACCTTACGGCCACTATCCGGCTGGCCCACTTTCCCGCGAGGACCGGCCGGGCCTCGTCTATGAGGTTTCGGGCGAAAGCCGGAAACTTCTGGACCTGAAGCTCAGCGCGGCACTCGAACACAGCCATCTTCTGGTCTTCCGTCCGAGGGAGGCAAGTGCTGCGGCGCTGCAGAAGCTGCTCGACGCCGGCTGGACGACCACAGGCATTGTCACCTTGTCACAGATCGCGGCATTTTTGGCGTTTCAGATCAGGGTGGTCGCCGGGCTCCGGGCGCTTGCGAAAAACTCGGCCAATATCGGAAAGGTCGCATAAGCCTAGTCGCACGAACAAGGAATCCTTTCATGACCGAAACCGTCATTCATCCCGAAATCGCAGACCGGCCGAATGCCTTTACCCAAGCTGAAATCGGCTGGACGCCATGGCTGCAGCCAATTGACGAAGCCGATCTGACCGAGCGTCATTGGGCCGGCCTTGTAGATGCGTCGCGCGCGAAATCGCCCTATTTCATGCTGCTGGTGCGCGACCCCGATATTCTCCAGGCCCGCACCAAAACGGACAAGGATATCTTCTACAATGTTTCGGAGGGCCTTCCCCGGGCCGAGCGCGAACTGGCTGCTACGGCGGCATCGCGAACGAATGGCTGCATTTTCTGCGCCTCGGTGCATTCCCGTTTTGCCTCCCATCATTCCAAGCGAACGGATGACGTGCAGCGTCTGTTGGATGAGGGTCTTCAAGCCGATTTGGGCAGCCGGTGGAATGCTGTGGTTGGGGCGTCAGCTGCACTGACAGCAACGCCATCTCAATTCGGAGCCGATGAGATCGGAAAGTTGCGCGACGAAGGACTTGATGACCTGGAAATCGCCGATGTGATCCATGGCGCCGCCTTCTTCAATTGGGCGAACCGATTGATGCTTTCTCTTGGTGAGCCAACGCCAGCGATCTGAACCCGCTTTCCGGACATGAGTGGCACGATCACCCACTTGCCATTATGACCAGTCACAATTCCAAGATAGAAGTCCTGTCCGGACCCGAGCGCCGCCGTCGCTTGTCGACTGCCGAGAAGTTTGCCATCGTTAGGAGACGTATGAGGCGAACGCGACGATCAGCATCGTTGCACAGCGTCATGGTATCCAACCGAACCACGTCAATCGCGTTTGACTACTATCATCTCATCCTCATCATATTGTCCGCCGAACTGATCGGCCTCCATTAAATCGGGCAATTCGGAACCGGAATTTTCCGACATCGGCGCACAAAGAATTAGAATTCCTTTTATCTATTAAATCTATAGACAATTATAGTCCCAGTTGTTGCTGCCTTGCCGATATCGGGCAGCAAAGGTGTTTTGAGAAAACAGGATGGGATCATGAGTGGTAGAATCGTCGGTATTTCGAGGCGCGGCAGTGTTGGCGCCACTGTGGTGGCTTTCCTTCTGACCATGGCCGCCAACGGTGCCTGGGCAGGTGCCGATGCTGCGAAGCCGGTCGATGGCGGCGTCCTGAAGGTCGGGCTGGGAACGGATACGGCGATCATCGACCCGTCGATCACCGGCAGTTCGATTACGGCGGTAATCACCCGAAACCTCGTCGATTCCCTGGTTGGTCAAGCTCCGGACAACAGCTTCTCCCCGTGGCTCTCCGAGCGCTGGGAGATCAATGGCGATAATACGGTCTATACATTTCACCTGCGCCAGGGCGTGACGTTCAGCGACGGCACGCCGCTTGATGCTGCGGCGGTCAAATATAATTTCGATCGTATTCTCGATCCCAAGACGACCTCCAGCTACGCAAAGTCACTCCTCGGTCCCATCGATAAGATCGAGGCTCCGGACACTCGGACGCTCGTCATACGCTACCGCCAGTCCTTCGCGCCGTTGTTGCAGGGCCTGAGCTTACCCTACCTCGGAATTCAGTCGCCCACTTATCTGCAGAAGGCGACGAGCACCAACAACACGGTCGTCGGCTCCGGCCCTTATGTTCTCGACAGTTTCGTCCAAGGCAGCGGCAGCAAGCTCAGCCGGCGCGCCGACTACAACTGGGGTCCCGGCTACGCGACACATACGGGGCCGGCGCATCTTAATGAAATCGATTTTAAATACCTGCCGGAAGCATCAGTTCGTCTGGGCGCTTTGGCGAGCGGCCAAGTCCAGGCTATCGACGCCGTTCCTCCCGCCAATTTCCGATCCGTGCAGGGTAACGGCGCTTTGCAGGTGGTAACGAAAGAGAATCCGGGCGTCAGCAGCTCCTTTCTCCTCAACACATCAAAGGGGCCTTTCACGGACATCAAGGTTCGCCAGGCTTTTCAGAGCGTGGTGAACGTGGCTTCCATTGTGAAGGCTGCCTATTTCGGTACCCTGAAACCGGCTGACAACATCGTCGGGCCCTCGACGCTCTATTACGATCCCGGCGTCAAGACGAAGTGGGGCTTCGACGTCGCCAAGGCAAACCGGTTACTCGATGAAGCCGGTTGGACTGAGAAGGATGCCGATGGCATTCGCCAGAAGGGGGGCCAGCGCCTGACGGTTCACTATGTCTATGACAGCGCGCAAGTCGGTGATTCAGATATCACGCTTGCCCAGGCGGCGCAGTACCAGGTGCGTCAGGCTGGTTTCGATCTTCAGCTCGATCCGGTTGATGCCGGCGGCTTTACCAGCCGCACCAATGCCAACGATTACGATCTGGTCTCGCTCTACTACGTACGCGCCGAGCCCGACATCCTGCGCACCGTATTCCATTCCGCTTATGCGCCGCCCAACGGTGCCAATTATGCTCGCATCAACAGTCTTGATGAGAAGCTGAGCAAGGCGATCGGCGCAACCGATGCAGAGCGGAAACGGCTCTATGCCGAGATCCAGGCGGAGATTATCGATCAGGCGTACGCGGTGCCGCGCTACATCCCTGCCTATCAGCTCGGCGCCTCCAAGAAACTGCTTGGCATTAGCTGGGCGACCAACGCCAAACCGAATTTCTACGATGCCTGGCTCAACCCGTAATCTGATCCGTGCCGGCACGAGGCGGCTGGGTGTGATCGTTGCCGTGCTGTGGGGCGCGGCGACGATTGCGTTCATCGCCATCAAGCTCATTCCCGGCGATCCGGTCTCGATCCTCGCCGGCGGCGAGAATATCGTCGACGAGGCCGAGCGCGCAGCGCTGGTGCATCAGTACGGATTGGATCAGCCGCTGGCGCTTCAATATCTGCGCTATCTCGGCGATGCGCTGCTCGGCAATTTCGGCCAAAGCTATCAATATCGGCAGCCCGTCATCGAGGTGATATGGGAAGCCGTCGGCCCGACACTGCAGCTAGCAGGCAGCGCCGTCGTTGTCGCGCTGTTTCTGGCGATCATCATCGCGTTGACGACCGCCGGACGCCAGCGAGGGCTTGCGGCAACGCTTTCCGGCATCGAGCTGGTGGTGTTGAGCACGCCGGTCTACTGGATCGGCATCGTGCTTCTGTCAGTTTTCAGCTTTCAACTGCAATGGTTCCCGGTGACGGGCAGTGACGGGCTTTCCGCCCTCGTGCTGCCGGCGATTGCCCTTAGCCTGCCTCTGGCTGCGCTGCTGAGCCAAGTGCTGCGCGACGGGCTGGAAGAGGCCCTATCCCAGCCATTCGCGCTCACGGTGCGCGCTCGCGGCGTCGGGGAAACCATGCTGCGATTTCGCCATGGGCTGCGTCACGCCGCACTTGCTGCATCGACTTTGACCGGCACACTTCTCGCTAGCACGCTCGGCGGCTCCATCCTTACGGAAACGGTGTTCGGCCGGTCCGGCATCGGCCAGATCACATTACAGGCGATCAAGACTCGCGATATGCCGCTGGTATTGGGCTTGGTGATGCTTTCGGCAGCGGTCTTCGCCGTCATCAACCTCCTAGTCGACGCCCTTTATCTCCTGATCGATCCTCGTCTCAGGAGAACGGTACAATGAGCAGCGCGGAATTGTTCGATGCCGCGCTGCGTCGGCGCGGAAATGGTGGGGGTTATGCCAATCCCTGGTTGGCACCTGGCTTATTCGTTCCGCTTCTTATCGTGGTGGTTCTGGCCTTCGCAGTCGCCGCGCCGCAATGGTTTACTGCTTTCGATCCGGAAGCGGTGGATACGGATGCCATATTGCTGCGCCCTGATCTCAGACATTGGTTCGGCACCGACGAGCTCGGGCGCGACCTGTTTTCCCGCGTCGTCCACGGAACATCGCTGTCGCTCATGATAGGCATCGGCGCGACGCTGATCGCCACACTTGGCGGCATCCTGCTCGGCACGGCGGCCGCACTTGCGCCGAAGACGATCGGCCGCCTTCTCGTCCGGGGCATCGATATTCTGCTCGCATTTCCGGAAATGCTGCTGGCGCTGCTTGTCATCGCTGTGCTCGGGCGCGGGCCGTCGAACACGCTGCTTGCCGTCGGGCTTTCCAGCATCGCTTCCTATGCGCGGCTGGTGCGTTCGCAGGTGCTGCAGGTAAAGCTCTCTGGGTATGTCGAGCATGCCGTCACGCTCGGCGAACGTCCCTGGACGATCATTATCCGCCACATCATTCCGAACACGGTTCGCCCCCTGCTGATCCTGGCGACGATAGGGGTGGGGAGTTCCGTTCTCTCCGCATCGGCACTGAGTTTCCTCGGCCTCGGCGTTGTGCCGCCGGCACCGGAATGGGGGGCGCTGCTCGCAAACGGCCGCAACTTCCTTGATGTCGCCCCCTGGACCAGCTTGCTGCCTGCCACGGTGGTCGCCATCTCCGTGATCTCACTCACCCTTCTCGGCCGCCGGCTGCAGACCTTGTTGTCCAAGGGGGAGACACCTTGAACCTGAACACCATTCTGCCGAGCCGTTCCAATACCGCCTCTTCGGGCAATCCGATATTACTGCAGGTGAAAGGGCTCAGCGTCGCTTTTCCGACGCCGCGCGGCCGTGTTGAGGCCGTCAACGACATCTCGTTTCAGATCGCGGCCGGGGAAATCCTTGCGCTTGTCGGAGAATCCGGCTCGGGAAAATCGGTGACAGCGCGTACGCTCGTCGGCCTTGCTGGTTCGCGGGCCGACGTCCGGGCGGAGGCGATGACGCTTGCGGGTCATGACGGGCGAATGCTCGATCTCCTGAGCCTGTCGGAGCGATCCTGGCGCCGGCTCCGCGGGCGGGAGATCGGCTTCGTGCTTCAGGATGCGCTGGTCTCGCTCGACCCTTTGCGCACAGTCGGCCGCGAAGTCGCCGAACCGATCCTGGCGCATCGTCTGCTGCCCCGCTCGCAAGCGGCGCGACGTGTCGAAGAGCTGCTTGGTGAGGTCGGCATTCCCGACCCTGATCATCGCGCCGCCCAGTATCCGCATGAATTGTCGGGCGGATTACGTCAAAGGGCGCTGATCGCTTCGGCGCTTGCCGCGCAGCCGCGCTTGTTGATCGCCGACGAACCCACGACCGCGCTCGATGTCACGGTTCAGCAGCAGGTTCTCAGCGTCTTCAAGGAACTGGCGAGCGCCGGTCATGCCGTTCTTCTCATCACTCACGATCTCGCTGTGGCGATGCAACTCGCCGACCGAGTGGTCGTCATGCAGAATGGCCGCCTGGTGGAAGCCGGTCAGGCGCGCAGGGTACTGTCCGCGCCGCAGCACGAGTATACGCGTCGGCTGCTTGCCGCCGTGCCGACCGCGGCGACCCGTGGTCGGTGGTTGAGCAGTGCCGAAGGCGCGCCAATACGCCAGCGAGTTGTGGAACCGGGAGGACAGTTGCTGGAGGTCCGCGATGTCTCCGTAAACTTCAAGCGCCCCGACGGCAGCCGCTTCGACGCAGTTAGACAGGTTTCGCTTGAGGTCGGGCGAGGCGAGACACTTGGAATCGTCGGCGAGTCCGGTTCTGGCAAGACGACGCTCGGCAAGGTCGCTTTAGCGCTGCGGCGCCCGGATAGCGGCGACGTGCTTTTCGAAAACAGATCTTGGAGCGCACTTGCCGAATCGGAGCGACGGCCGCTGCGTCGCCTTATTCAGACCATCAGCCAGGATCCCCTCGGTTCGTTCGATCCGCGCTTCACGGTAGAGCGGCTGCTGGAGCAGCCACTGCGACTGCGCGGTGATCTCGATCGGGCAGCGCGCAAGCGGACAATAGCCGAGCTGATTGAACGAGTCGGCCTGTCGGCGGAGCTTCTCGCGCGGCGGCCGAACACGCTTTCCGGCGGCCAGCGGCAGCGCGTCTCCATCGCCCAGGCGCTGGCGGCGGAACCGAAACTCCTGATCTGCGACGAACCGGTATCGGCGCTCGACGTGACAACGCAGGCCCAAGTCCTGGATCTGCTAGTCGATCTCCAGAGCCGGCTGGGACTGTCGATGATTTTCATCTCACACGATCTCGGCGTGGTTCAGCACATGAGCCATCGTATCGCCGTCATGAAGGATGGCGCGATCGTTGAAACAGGGCCGGTCGAGCAGCTCTTCGAGCACCCTCGGCATACTTATACGCGCGATCTGATCGCGTCCGTGCCGAAGCTTTCTGCCGAAAGACATTCTTTGCTTCCAGCGAAGATCGGATAATCCGCCGTTCGGATCGGCCTGGTGTCGCAGATCCCATCGCCGATT comes from Rhizobium sp. NXC24 and encodes:
- a CDS encoding ABC transporter ATP-binding protein: MNLNTILPSRSNTASSGNPILLQVKGLSVAFPTPRGRVEAVNDISFQIAAGEILALVGESGSGKSVTARTLVGLAGSRADVRAEAMTLAGHDGRMLDLLSLSERSWRRLRGREIGFVLQDALVSLDPLRTVGREVAEPILAHRLLPRSQAARRVEELLGEVGIPDPDHRAAQYPHELSGGLRQRALIASALAAQPRLLIADEPTTALDVTVQQQVLSVFKELASAGHAVLLITHDLAVAMQLADRVVVMQNGRLVEAGQARRVLSAPQHEYTRRLLAAVPTAATRGRWLSSAEGAPIRQRVVEPGGQLLEVRDVSVNFKRPDGSRFDAVRQVSLEVGRGETLGIVGESGSGKTTLGKVALALRRPDSGDVLFENRSWSALAESERRPLRRLIQTISQDPLGSFDPRFTVERLLEQPLRLRGDLDRAARKRTIAELIERVGLSAELLARRPNTLSGGQRQRVSIAQALAAEPKLLICDEPVSALDVTTQAQVLDLLVDLQSRLGLSMIFISHDLGVVQHMSHRIAVMKDGAIVETGPVEQLFEHPRHTYTRDLIASVPKLSAERHSLLPAKIG